Within the Candidatus Borreliella tachyglossi genome, the region TAATATCAATTAATCTCCTTATTTTTGTACCTAGTATAATACGCTTTTATATATTATCAATTATAGATATCTAAATTTAGCAAATTGAGTGCTTTTTGTTGACCTTGAAGAAGTAAGTAGTAAATAAGCATTAGCTAGGGCGTCAAGTGCATCATCATGCACACTAAGATCACCTTTATATAGAAAAATATCATTTATAGCGGATTTACTACTAAAGTTTAGTATATGCATACATCCAGACGCAAAAGGAGTAATTAAACAACATACTCTATTAAATTTATTTGATAGTGGCTTAATAGGAGCAATTCTGTAATAATTATTCATATTATTTCTTAAATTAAGAAACTCTTTAGTAACACTACCCAAACCCATAGTGTTATCACGATCTTCAATATAGAGTGTATTAACATTAAAAGTAGTTATTATGGATTTAATCATGCTTAACATATATGGGTCATTTACGGGGCGTTGATCTTGATAAATATATGTATAAAACTTATTATCACTACTGCGTTCTAGTACACAAACAGCGGTATTATCACCACCTATACTAAAGGCTGGATCAATGTAGCAAACAGGACTTATAAACTCGTAGCTAGCAACCATATTAATATTAGTAAAGATTGACTCACCACTTGCGACCCACTCCCCTAAAAGAATTCTGGCTTTATATGTAGGTAAATCCTTATATAACGTCTCTTGTGTTTCAATAAATGATTTACTTATTTTGATGTTATCATA harbors:
- a CDS encoding PBSX family phage terminase large subunit, encoding MVDSYEFKSLRKEYLKDFNFDIASLFASSSNIDFEEFESAHLLPKQAEVLSSIESGNISKIILSGGIASGKTFLACYLFIKSLLANKDKYSKSNNNLILGNSQNSIEINVLGEMETICDLLHISFEKKKQNTTFVLIDGLRVNLYGGDKATDFKRLRGSNSSLMFINEATTLNRETIREALKRLRNGQEVAIFDTNPDFPTHFFKTDFIDKTEVYTTYNFTTYDNIKISKSFIETQETLYKDLPTYKARILLGEWVASGESIFTNINMVASYEFISPVCYIDPAFSIGGDNTAVCVLERSSDNKFYTYIYQDQRPVNDPYMLSMIKSIITTFNVNTLYIEDRDNTMGLGSVTKEFLNLRNNMNNYYRIAPIKPLSNKFNRVCCLITPFASGCMHILNFSSKSAINDIFLYKGDLSVHDDALDALANAYLLLTSSRSTKSTQFAKFRYL